In Gemmatimonadota bacterium, a single window of DNA contains:
- a CDS encoding citrate synthase — MSKDSLTVIDNRTDETYDLPIAYGTYSEDGAHVRSADLNQIKGSDNDFGLLGYDPSYVNTASCSSAVTYIDGAKGILRYRGYPIEQLVAASSYLEVAYLLVYGELPSRDQLDRFSEQVNSQTVVSDDILSFIDGFPKGSHTMGMLVGALGGLSVFYDDEGDFGTEEAQLRHICRLIGNVATIGAAVHRRSAGLPYVSSDLGLGLYGNFLNMLFGTEGEAYRADPVLERALEVLLILHADHGQNLSTSIMRGIASGGADPYSSMAGAAAALYGPAHGGANEAVLNMLNEIGSVDKVPAYIERVENKEVVLQGFGHRVYKNYDPRAAIVKETAYNVFEVTGKNPLIDIALELERIALQEEYFISRQLYPNVDFYSGIIYQAIGLPTRMMTVLFAVGRSCGWLAQWKEMLGDSEQKIARPRQIYTGADKRDYVAMDQR, encoded by the coding sequence ATGAGCAAGGATTCACTTACAGTTATTGATAATCGGACAGATGAAACGTATGATTTACCTATTGCTTATGGCACGTATTCTGAGGACGGTGCCCATGTGCGTTCGGCAGATTTGAACCAGATCAAGGGTTCGGATAATGATTTTGGCCTGTTGGGATACGACCCGTCGTATGTCAATACAGCGTCTTGCAGCAGTGCGGTTACGTATATCGATGGGGCGAAGGGGATTTTGCGCTATCGCGGGTATCCCATTGAGCAGTTGGTGGCGGCGTCTTCGTATCTCGAAGTGGCTTATTTGCTGGTTTATGGCGAGTTGCCCAGCCGCGATCAATTGGATAGGTTTTCCGAGCAGGTAAATTCTCAAACGGTGGTTTCAGACGATATTTTGTCTTTTATCGATGGTTTTCCCAAAGGGTCTCATACGATGGGGATGCTGGTGGGTGCGCTGGGGGGGCTGTCGGTTTTTTACGACGATGAGGGAGATTTTGGAACCGAAGAGGCACAACTTCGTCATATTTGTCGGTTGATTGGCAATGTTGCGACCATAGGTGCTGCGGTGCATCGCCGCAGTGCGGGTCTGCCTTATGTGTCGTCAGATCTCGGGTTGGGGCTTTACGGCAATTTTTTGAATATGTTGTTTGGGACGGAGGGAGAGGCCTATCGGGCTGATCCGGTGCTCGAGCGCGCGCTGGAAGTGTTGCTCATTTTGCACGCCGATCACGGTCAGAATTTATCTACCAGTATTATGCGGGGTATTGCCAGTGGGGGGGCAGATCCGTATTCGTCTATGGCTGGCGCAGCAGCGGCACTTTACGGTCCGGCACACGGGGGCGCGAATGAGGCGGTGCTGAATATGCTCAATGAGATCGGTTCGGTGGATAAGGTGCCGGCTTATATCGAGCGGGTGGAGAACAAAGAAGTGGTGTTGCAGGGGTTTGGGCATCGGGTTTACAAGAATTACGATCCCAGGGCGGCGATTGTCAAAGAGACCGCGTATAATGTGTTTGAGGTGACGGGTAAAAATCCCCTGATTGATATTGCGCTGGAGTTGGAGCGGATTGCCCTGCAGGAGGAGTATTTTATTTCCAGGCAATTGTATCCCAATGTGGATTTTTATTCGGGTATTATTTATCAGGCGATTGGATTGCCCACGCGGATGATGACGGTGTTATTTGCGGTGGGAAGGTCGTGCGGTTGGCTGGCGCAGTGGAAAGAGATGCTGGGGGATAGCGAACAGAAGATCGCCCGTCCGCGCCAGATTTATACGGGCGCAGATAAACGCGATTATGTGGCGATGGATCAGCGGTGA